A single region of the Phaenicophaeus curvirostris isolate KB17595 chromosome 4, BPBGC_Pcur_1.0, whole genome shotgun sequence genome encodes:
- the PAICS gene encoding bifunctional phosphoribosylaminoimidazole carboxylase/phosphoribosylaminoimidazole succinocarboxamide synthetase, producing the protein MESGAGKHWTEEEVKALLSVWSEKNIRKQLQGTLRNKGIFIYIAKRLQELGVCRDWKQCRAKYKNLKYEYRTVKYAHNSGDVTKTMKFFHDLDAILRYEPVTQLAEENCRCSATETQTNTSPTTERKQGEISVSLEDDEDAPGDPLLFMSRVRPVQLGNPTSAVEAPKTPAFIPTVANEGGKHWTVNEVRALIRIWSDKNIQQQLEGTVRNKRIFEQVATRLQKFGIDRDWKQCRTKYKNLKHEYKSVKSAQDSGSTSKSMKFFNELDAILGHITMEQASKSDNDESERPPEWTEAKSEKNSMEMPGDTGEEDSVSNMSEDLRVADIKKVSDSDYLTVNIIPENAVTLHIAKEMTMIEILEDEGDFANSTPAALEATQIKKETTDIDDDSISTTSEDRSCTPVPKRVVGMDNHIPLEETRNHFKVITVNDTGAGKHWSDNEVRALINIWSDEKIQQMLEGATRNKEIFEEIARRLMKHGIDRDWKQCRTKYKNLKYEYRALQKENEHLGNPRRKMRFYDEVDCILRRQPLGPSSRGCESSSLLSVGDVTANTGSLGIKRKTWNDEVSPVPLKKSAPENTILHFQKLLTERVHTVTEGKKLLLERLCKQEEMQDLNRTQLYADPSAKQQCDSPRRRKANMREAVSTAKKTNFTSSRVTPSGARGRETRSRAGARPRAARGAWPRGSPPGPLPPCAGSRRSPPPPRPAVPVLQPHQPQGDDVRHVQLGGPGAGGDAAEHAALLADAQLLQLHGAGGTWLPRGPAAAAAAMAPAATDLKLGKKVNEGKTKEVYELPDMPGCVLMQSKDQITAGNAARKDRMEGKAAISNTTTSCVFQLLQEAGIKTAFVRKQSDTAFIAAHCEMIPIEWVCRRIATGSFLKRNPGVKEGYKFYPPKIEMFYKDDANNDPQWSEEQLIEAKFCFAGLTIGQTEVDIMARSTQAIFEILEKAWQPQNCTLVDLKIEFGVNVLTKEIVLADVIDNDSWRLWPSGDRSQQKDKQSYRDLKEVTPEALQMVKRNFEWVAERVELLLKTKSQGRVVVLMGSPSDLTHCEKIKKACATFGIPCELRVTSAHKGPDETLRIKAEYEGDGIPTVFVAVAGRSNGLGPVMSGNTAYPVVNCPPLSADWGTQDVWSSLRLPSGLSCPTTLSPEGAAQFAAQIFGLNNHLVWAKLRSNLLNTWISLKQADKKLRECTL; encoded by the exons ATGGAGAGTGGAGCAGGGAAGCATTGGACTGAAGAGGAGGTTAAAGCCTTGTTAAGCGTCtggtcagaaaaaaacatcagaaagcAACTCCAAGGCACCCTGAGGAATAAAGGAATATTTATCTACATTGCCAAAAGGTTGCAGGAGTTAGGAGTTTGCAGGGATTGGAAACAGTGCCGTGCAAAgtataaaaatctgaagtatGAATACAGAACGGTTAAATATGCCCACAACTCTGGGGATGTCACTAAAACCATGAAGTTTTTCCATGATCTGGATGCTATATTGCGATATGAACCTGTCACACAATTAGCAGAAGAAAACTGCAGGTGTTCCGCGACTGAGACACAGACGAACACAAGCCCCACAACAGAGCGCaagcaag GTGAAATATCAGTTTCTTTAGAAGATGATGAGGATGCTCCAGGAGATCCACTACTTTTTATGTCTCGTGTCAGACCAGTCCAACTAG GTAATCCAACGTCAGCAGTAGAGGCTCCCAAAACACCGGCTTTTATTCCAACAGTAGCAAATGAAGGAGGAAAACACTGGACTGTTAATGAAGTCAGAGCTTTGATACGCATATGGTCAGACAAAAATATCCAGCAACAACTGGAGGGAACagtgagaaataaaagaatatttgaaCAAGTTGCCACTAGACTTCAAAAGTTTGGAATTGACAGGGACTGGAAGCAGTGCAggacaaaatataaaaatctgaaacatGAATACAAGAGTGTAAAAAGTGCCCAAGACTCAGGGAGTACAAGTAAAAGTATGAAATTTTTTAATGAACTGGATGCTATTCTGGGGCACATCACCATGGAACAAGCAAGTAAATCAGACAATGATGAAAGTGAGAGGCCTCCAGAATGGACAGAagcaaaatcagaaaagaacTCCATGG AAATGCCTGGAGACACAGGTGAAGAGGACTCTGTTAGTAATATGTCAGAAGACCTACGGGTTGCAGATATAAAGAAAGTTTCTGATTCAG ATTATCTTACTGTAAATATTATTCCAGAGAATGCAGTAACTCTGCATATAGCGAAAGAAATGACCATGATAG aaatactTGAAGATGAGGGGGACTTTGCCAACTCCACCCCAGCAGCTTTAGAAGCTACACAAATAAAGAAGGAGACAACTGACATAG ATGATGATTCTATAAGCACTACCTCAGAAGACAGATCTTGTACGCCAGTACCAAAACGGGTAGTCGGGATGG acAATCATATTCCCTTGGAAGAAACACGGAATCACTTCAAAGTTATTACAGTTAATGATACTGGAGCAGGAAAACACTGGAGTGATAATGAAGTCAGAGCTCTGATAAATATATGGTCAGATGAAAAGATACAACAAATGCTTGAAGGGGCcacaagaaataaagaaatatttgaggAAATTGCCAGAAGGTTAATGAAACATGGTATAGACAGAGACTGGAAACAGTGTCGCACTAAGTACAAGAATCTAAAATATGAATACCGTgcactgcagaaggaaaatgagcATCTTGGTAATCCcaggagaaaaatgagattttacGATGAAGTTGACTGTATCTTGAGAAGACAGCCCCTGGGTCCCTCAAGCCGGGGATGTGAAAGTTCAAGTCTCCTATCAG TGGGAGATGTTACAGCAAACACAGGATCCTTGGGAATCAAGAGAAAAACATGGAATGATG AGGTGTCACCCGTTCCACTTAAGAAAAGTGCTCCTGAAAACACCATACTGCACTTCCAAAAGCTCTTAACAGAGAGAGTACACACAGTAACAGAAGGCAAAAAGTTACTCTTAGAAAGGCTTTGTAAGCAGGAAGAAATGCAAGACCTCAACAGAACACAGCTGTATGCTGATCCATCAGCCAAGCAACAG TGTGACAGCCCTCGCAGAAGAAAGGCTAACATGAGAGAGGCAGTTAGCACTGCAAAGAAGACAAACTTCACTT CATCCCGAGTAACGCCGAGCGGGGCGAGGGGCCGGGAGACGCGCTCGAGGGCCGGAGCCCGTCCGAGAGCCGCCCGTGGCGCCTGGCCGCGGGGCTCCCCTCCCGGCCCGCTCCCTCCCTGCGCCGGCAGCCGCCggtccccccccccaccccgccccgccgtacctgtgctgcagccccaccagccccagggTGATGACGTGCGGCACGTCCAGCTCGGTGGGCCAGGCGCCGGCGGCGATGCAGCCGAACACGCCGCACTCCTCGCGGAtgcccagctcctccagctccatggCGCGGGCGGCACGTGGCTCCCGCGCGGTCCCG cagccgccgccgcaGCCATGGCCCCCGCAGCAACAG ACCTGAAACTTGGGAAAAAAGTTAATGAAGGTAAGACAAAAGAAGTGTACGAGCTGCCAGATATGCCGGGATGCGTTCTCATGCAGTCGAAAGACCAAATAACCGCGGGAAACGCGGCCAGGAAGGACCGAATGGAAGGGAAGGCGGCTATTTCCAATACAACAACTAGCTGTGTGTTTCAGTTGCTTCAAGAAGCTG GAATCAAAACAGCTTTTGTCAGGAAACAAAGCGACACAGCATTCATCGCAGCTCACTGTGAAATGATCCCAATTGAATGGGTGTGCAGAAGAATTGCTACTGGCTCCTTCCTTAAAAGAAACCCTGGCGTCAAAGAAGGATATAAGTTTTACCCACCAAAGATTGAGATGTTTTATAAG GATGATGCTAATAATGATCCACAGTGGTCTGAGGAGCAGCTAATTGAAGCAAAATTCTGTTTTGCTGGACTTACTATTGGCCAGACTGAAGTGGACATTATGGCTCGTTCTACTCAAGCTATTTTTGAGATCCTGGAAAAAGCATGGCAGCCCCAAAACTGTACTCTGGTAGACCTGAAG ATTGAATTTGGTGTTAATGTTCTGACAAAAGAAATAGTTCTTGCTGATGTTATTGATAATGATTCATGGAGACTCTGGCCATCAGGAGACAGAAGCCAGCAGAAGGACAAACAG tcCTATCGGGACCTGAAAGAAGTGACTCCTGAAGCACTGCAAATGGTTAAGAGAAACTTTGAATGGGTTGCAGAAAGAGTGGAG ttgcttctgaaaacaaagagcCAAGGTAGAGTTGTGGTGTTGATGGGATCTCCTTCTGACCTCACCcactgtgaaaaaataaaaaaggcctGTGCAACCTTTGGGATTCCTTGTGAGTTAAGAGTGACTTCTGCGCACAAAGGGCCAGATGAGACCCTGAGGATCAAAGCAGAATATGAAG GAGATGGAATCCCAACAGTGTTTGTTGCAGTAGCTGGCAGAAGCAATGGTTTGGGGCCAGTAATGTCTGGTAACACTGCGTACCCAGTTGTCAACTGTCCTCCACTCTCAGCTGACTGGGGTACTCAGGATGTGTGGTCTTCTCTCAGACTACCCAGCG gtcTTAGCTGTCCTACCACTCTGTCACCTGAAGGAGCTGCCCAGTTTGCTGCCCAGATATTTGGGTTAAACAACCATTTGGTGTGGGCCAAACTGCGATCAAACTTGTTAAACACCTGGATCTCCTTGAAGCAGGCTGACAAAAAACTTCGAGAGTGCACCTTGTAA